One Siniperca chuatsi isolate FFG_IHB_CAS linkage group LG8, ASM2008510v1, whole genome shotgun sequence DNA segment encodes these proteins:
- the rnf4 gene encoding RING finger protein 4 — translation MSSSAQRKRRTAGSPLVSRPSTKTSRGANTRRTANASIAANANRIANRTANVSRTSDGDPAPPTETIDVMDNTEDSVEEVVDLTCEGSEAAVVDLTNNDSVLLVDEGPHNRRVPTGESYVVSSDEDEDPPPVLNAAVMSSLHASSSSRSTPGTISCPVCLDSYSEIVESGRLVVSTKCGHVFCSQCLRDALTSSHTCPTCRKRLTHRQYHPLYI, via the exons ATGAGCAGCTCT gctcagaggaagaggaggaccgCAGGAAGTCCTCTGGTTTCCAGACCCAGCACCAAGACCAGCAGAGGGGCTAACACTAGGAGGACGGCTAACGCTAGCATAGCGGCTAACGCTAACAGAATAGCTAACAggacagctaacgttagcaggaCATCTGACGGTGACCCTGCCCCTCCCACAGAGACCATCGATGTGATGGACAACACTGAGGACA gtgtggaggaggtggtggatcTGACCTGTGAGGGATCAGAAGCTGCTGTGGTCGACCTGACCAACAACGACTCAGTACTG CTGGTGGACGAAG GTCCTCATAACAGGAGAGTCCCCACAGGTGAGAGTTACGTCGTCAGCAGTGATGAAGACGAGGACCCGCCCCCCGTCCTGAACGCTGCAGTCATGTCCTCTCTACACgccagcagctcctccag GTCGACTCCGGGGACGATCAGCTGTCCCGTCTGTCTGGACTCGTACTCTGAG ATTGTAGAGAGCGGCCGATTGGTTGTTTCCACTAAATGTGGTCACGTGTTCTGCAGCCAGTGTCTACGAGATGCTCTGACATCATCACACACCTGTCCTACCTGCAGGAAGAGACTGACCCACCGCCAGTACCATCCCCTCTACATCTGA
- the LOC122879880 gene encoding cytochrome c oxidase assembly protein COX18, mitochondrial isoform X1, with amino-acid sequence MWSVGGLARSGVLQLPVRGVCSAAFSRKSPPPVHNCSAPASAGLPAVCCHTLPVRTLSGVGTLSGVGTLPGVGRLSGVGRLSGVGRLSGVGRLSGVGRLSGVGTLSGVGRLSGVGRLSGVGRLSGVGRLSGVGTLSGVGTLSGVGTLSGVGRPSGVGTLSGVGTLSGVGTLPGVGTLPGVRRLSGVGRLSGVGRLSGVGTLSGVGTLSGVGTLSGVGTLSGVGTLSGVGRPSGVGTLSGVGTLSGVGTLPGVRRLSGGGGEGAGAAGWYSGLSDSAPVHLCEHFLVSVQQVSGLPWWLSIAVATLLVRTLVTLPLAAYQMVVIAKVEALQAEISELAKRLRYEVLVRARERGWTEKQNRFQFQKNLRRIVSQLYIRDNCHPFKASLLVWVQLPLWISLSLALRNLSLGESALQSDLAAGGTLWFPDLTLPDSTWILPVCLGLTNLLIVEVFSLQRVDPSRFQRIVTNSIRGLSVLMIPIAATVPSSMALYWFASSLVGFSHNLLLRSGAIHKILKLRTQRSDSPYRDLLYAFITKYCK; translated from the exons ATGTGGAGTGTGGGGGGGCTGGCGAGGTCCGGCGTCCTGCAGCTTCCTGTGCGAGGAGTCTGTTCTGCTGCGTTCAGCAGGAAGTCACCTCCACCTGTTCACAACTGCTCTGCACCTGCATCTGCTGGACTCCCTGCAGTCTGCTGTCACACGTTACCTGTCAGGACCCTGTCAGGTGTCGGGACCCTGTCAGGTGTCGGGACCCTGCCAGGTGTCGGGAGGCTCTCAGGTGTCGGGAGGCTCTCAGGTGTCGGGAGGCTCTCAGGTGTCGGGAGGCTCTCAGGTGTCGGAAGGCTCTCAGGTGTCGGGACCCTGTCAGGTGTCGGGAGGCTCTCAGGTGTCGGGAGGCTCTCAGGTGTCGGGAGGCTCTCAGGTGTCGGGAGGCTCTCAGGTGTCGGGACCCTGTCAGGTGTCGGGACCCTGTCAGGTGTTGGCACCCTGTCAGGTGTCGGGAGGCCATCAGGTGTCGGGACCCTGTCAGGTGTTGGCACCCTGTCAGGTGTCGGGACCCTGCCAGGTGTCGGGACCCTGCCAGGTGTCAGGAGGCTCTCGGGTGTCGGGAGGCTCTCAGGTGTCGGGAGGCTCTCAGGTGTCGGGACCCTGTCAGGTGTCGGGACCCTGTCAGGTGTTGGCACCCTGTCAGGTGTCGGGACCCTGTCAGGTGTTGGCACCCTGTCAGGTGTCGGGAGGCCATCAGGTGTCGGGACCCTGTCAGGTGTTGGCACCCTGTCAGGTGTCGGGACCCTGCCAGGTGTCAGGAGGCTCtcgggtggtggtggtgaaggtgCAGGTGCAGCTGGCTGGTACAGCGGCCTCTCGGACTCAGCTCCGGTTCACCTGTGTGAACACTTCCTGGTGAGCGTGCAGCAGGTGAGCGGGCTGCCGTGGTGGCTGAGCATCGCTGTGGCAACACTGTTGGTCAGGACGCTCGTCACTCTGCCGCTCGCTGCCTACCAGATGGTCGTCATTGCCAAG GTGGAGGCGCTGCAGGCGGAGATCTCGGAGCTGGCGAAGAGGCTTCGATACGAAGTTTTAGtccgagcgagagagagaggctggacGGAGAAACAGAACCg GTTCCAGTTCCAGAAGAATCTGCGTCGTATTGTTTCTCAGCTCTACATCAGAGACAACTGTCACCCCTTCAAAGCCAGTCTGCTGGTCTGGGTTCAGCTGCCCCTATGGATCAGCCTCTCTCTGGCCCTCCGAAACCTGAGTCTGGGCGAGTCCG CGCTGCAGTCTGATCTGGCAGCAGGCGGCACTCTGTGGTTCCCAGACCTCACCTTACCTGATTCCACCTGGatcctccctgtctgtcttgGACTGACCAACCTGCTCATCGTAGAG gtgtTTTCTCTTCAGAGAGTCGACCCCTCTCGGTTTCAGAGGATTGTGACGAACTCCATCAGAGGATTGTCGGTGTTGATGATTCCCATCGCTGCTACAGTCCCCTCA
- the LOC122880179 gene encoding MRN complex-interacting protein isoform X1, producing the protein MVQEFHVLQCFSCQSFQVQQVKKVNRWSCKLCGEKQSLLKEFGRGSAADCRRHVQKLNAVRGAMMEEQERNTWSLWKQVEADGEDEPEEHDQVTPHTQVTQTQVTQTQVTQTQVTKTQVSRWSKYLDTPEEAEPEEDEEENVLMDRQQFHGNNMIDRKRKRRGGQDSWTPEQSNRSGLMKPVRPSATTRTTSLNHSSHPPSGSTGPVSSWACFLSSDCQVKEGEEPSDSGWSQSVGGAASAL; encoded by the exons ATGGTCCAGGAGTTTCACGTCCTCCAGTGTTTTTCCTGTCAGAGCTTCCAGGTTCAACAG GTGAAGAAGGTGAACAGGTGGAGCTGTAAACTGTGTGGAGAGAAGCAGTCGCTGCTCAAG GAGTTTGGGCGGGGCTCCGCAGCCGACTGCAGACGTCATGTTCAGAAACTGAACGCCGTGAGAGGAGCCATGATGGAGGAGCAGGAGCGCAACACCTGGTCGCTATG GAAGCAGGTGGAGGCAGACGGAGAGGATGAACCTGAGGAACACGACCAGGtgaccccacacacacag GTGACACAGACTCAGGTGACACAGACTCAGGTGACACAGACTCAGGTGACAAAGACTCAGGTGAGCCGCTGGAGCAAATACCTGGACACACCTGAGGAGGCGGAGCcagaagaggatgaagaggagaatGTTTTGATGGACAGGCAGCAGTTCCATGGCAACAACATGATTGACAG gaagaggaagagaagaggaggacaggacAGCTGGACACCTGAACAG TCAAACCGGTCCGGTCTGATGAAACCTGTTAGACCCTCAGCCACAACCAGAACCACCAGTCTGAACCACTCCAGTCATCCCCCCAGTGGGAGTACTGGTCCAGTCAGTAGTTGGGCTTGTTTCCTCAGTTCTGACTGTCAGgtgaaggagggggaggagccTTCAGACAGTGGGTGGAGTCAGTCAGTGGGCGGAGCTGCCTCCGCCCTGTAA
- the selenot2 gene encoding selenoprotein T2, producing MAEYSQAGLLAALLLFTALTVRDVYLGRSSPQRGQQPADSPGLSPDTLPDAESGKPAKSSLYTGPVLKFQYCISUGYSKVFQEYSRAIGQLYPDIRIEGENYPPTPFNRCFGNLISYLKLLSILLIVSGQNPFVLLGLDTPRAWTWSQDNKIFSCLMAFFLCNMMETHFLSTGAFEVTLNDVPVWSKLQSGYVPNIQEIFQILDTHLKMNQVDPMSFSST from the exons atggCGGAGTACAGCCAGGCGGGCCTCCTGGCGGCTCTGCTCCTCTTCACGGCCCTCACGGTCCGGGACGTTTATCTTGGTAGATCAAGTCCGCAGCGCGGACAGCAGCCAGCCGACAGCCCCGGCCTCTCCCCGGACACCCTTCCGGACGCAGAGTCCGGGAAACCCGCCAAGTCTTCCCTGTACACCGGGCCCGTGCTCAAGTTCCAGTACTG TATCTCCTGAGGTTACAGCAAAGTGTTCCAGGAGTACTCTCGAGCCATCGGCCAGCTGTACCCTGACATCCGCATCGAGGGAGAAAACTACCCCCCGACCCCCTTCAACAG GTGTTTCGGTAACCTGATCTCCTACCTGAAGCTCCTCTCCATCCTGCTCATCGTCAGCGGTCAGAATCCCTTCGTCCTCCTCGGCCTCGACACTCCCAGAGCCTGGACCTGGAGTCAGGACAACAAG atCTTCTCCTGTCTAATGGCCTTCTTCCTCTGTAACATGATGGAGactcacttcctgtctacaGGTGCCTTCGAGGTCACACTGAACG ACGTCCCCGTGTGGTCGAAGCTTCAGTCGGGTTACGTCCCGAACATCCAGGAGATCTTCCAGATCCTCGACACCCACCTGAAGATGAACCAGGTGGATCCCATGAGCTTCTCCTCCACTTAG
- the LOC122880179 gene encoding MRN complex-interacting protein isoform X2: MVQEFHVLQCFSCQSFQVQQVKKVNRWSCKLCGEKQSLLKEFGRGSAADCRRHVQKLNAVRGAMMEEQERNTWSLWKQVEADGEDEPEEHDQVTQTQVTQTQVTQTQVTKTQVSRWSKYLDTPEEAEPEEDEEENVLMDRQQFHGNNMIDRKRKRRGGQDSWTPEQSNRSGLMKPVRPSATTRTTSLNHSSHPPSGSTGPVSSWACFLSSDCQVKEGEEPSDSGWSQSVGGAASAL; this comes from the exons ATGGTCCAGGAGTTTCACGTCCTCCAGTGTTTTTCCTGTCAGAGCTTCCAGGTTCAACAG GTGAAGAAGGTGAACAGGTGGAGCTGTAAACTGTGTGGAGAGAAGCAGTCGCTGCTCAAG GAGTTTGGGCGGGGCTCCGCAGCCGACTGCAGACGTCATGTTCAGAAACTGAACGCCGTGAGAGGAGCCATGATGGAGGAGCAGGAGCGCAACACCTGGTCGCTATG GAAGCAGGTGGAGGCAGACGGAGAGGATGAACCTGAGGAACACGACCAG GTGACACAGACTCAGGTGACACAGACTCAGGTGACACAGACTCAGGTGACAAAGACTCAGGTGAGCCGCTGGAGCAAATACCTGGACACACCTGAGGAGGCGGAGCcagaagaggatgaagaggagaatGTTTTGATGGACAGGCAGCAGTTCCATGGCAACAACATGATTGACAG gaagaggaagagaagaggaggacaggacAGCTGGACACCTGAACAG TCAAACCGGTCCGGTCTGATGAAACCTGTTAGACCCTCAGCCACAACCAGAACCACCAGTCTGAACCACTCCAGTCATCCCCCCAGTGGGAGTACTGGTCCAGTCAGTAGTTGGGCTTGTTTCCTCAGTTCTGACTGTCAGgtgaaggagggggaggagccTTCAGACAGTGGGTGGAGTCAGTCAGTGGGCGGAGCTGCCTCCGCCCTGTAA
- the sqstm1 gene encoding sequestosome-1 isoform X2, which produces MNFIPVKPDWSGDSEGKSPHWKVQSFLGLSLAVWAGLRQRTNGRPRQYLLLLTTVTFITEVNIKEAERIKSCVTKFLTLFQSVEVLKCVFSVRSLVQFRVCSVPGNWSRMSVTVKAYLLGKDESVKEVRRFAVDQDVSSSFEYLSRKTAGVFNNLKSNGFNMYYRDEDGDLVAFSSDDELMMGLACMKDATFRLFIKEKKEHRQNFPLHAFPPFTFGHPPPPPPGAPLAPPPALHPNVTCDGCNGPVVGTRFKCSVCPNYDLCSACQARGTHTEHALLPIWHPLQWFPRGKWMKRMKHCMWNQNHAQNLNVNQDQDQERPESSKPAADCSAPSASQANVDYLKNIGEEVAAMLSPLGIDVDIDVEHEGQRTKVTPPSQSAGVERNMETDGGISEGGASEGSKVCRDSDEEWTHLNPREVDPSTGELQSLQPGNQDQDPPSGQQGPTGLREAALYPHLPQEADPRLVESLSLMLSMGFTDEGGWLTRLLQAKNFDIGAALDAIQYAKQPHPHQP; this is translated from the exons atgaaCTTTATTCCGGTTAAACCTGATTGGTCAGGTGACTCAGAGGGGAAATCCCCTCATTGGAAAGTGCAGTCATTCCTCGGACTCTCATTGGCCGTCTGGGCGGGACTCCGCCAGCGGACCAATGGGAGGCCGCGTCAATATTTACTTCTCCTGACGACAGTGACGTTTATCACGGAAGTAAACataaaggaggcagagaggatTAAAAGCTGCGTCACAAAGTTTCTCACTTTGTTTCAGAGTGTAGAAGtcttaaagtgtgtgttttctgtccgGAGTCTGGTTCAGTTCAGAGTCTGCAGTGTTCCCGGTAACTGGAGCAGGATGTCGGTGACGGTGAAGGCCTACCTGTTGGGGAAGGACGAGTCTGTGAAAGAGGTCCGGAGGTTCGCCGTGGATCAGGACGTGTCCTCCAGCTTCGAGTATCTGAGCAGGAAAACAGCGGGAGTGTTCAATAATCTGAAGAGCAACGGCTTCAACATGTACTACAGAg ATGAAGATGGAGACCTGGTGGCGTTTTCCTCTGATGATGAGCTGATGATGGGTCTGGCCTGCATGAAGGACGCCACCTTCCGCCTTTTCATCAaag AGAAGAAGGAGCACCGTCAAAACTTTCCTCTTCACGCCTTCCCTCCCTTCACCTTCggccatcctcctcctcctccacctggaGCTCCTCTGGCCCCACCCCCTGCCCTGCACCCTAACGTCACCTGTGACGGCTGCAACGGCCCCGTGGTGGGAACCCGCTTCAAGTGTTCGGTTTGTCCGAACTACGACCTGTGCTCCGCCTGCCAGGCTCGAGGGACGCACACTGAGCACGCTCTGCTGCCCATCTGGCACCCGCTGCAG tggtTTCCTCGGGGGAAGTGGATGAAGAGGATGAAACACTGCATGTGGAACCAGAACCATGCTCAGAACCTGAACGTGAACCAGGATCAGGATCAGGAACGGCCTGAATCCTCCAAACCTGCTGCTGACTGCAGCGCCCCCTCTG CCTCTCAGGCCAACGTGGACTACCTGAAAAACATCGGAGAGGAGGTGGCGGCCATGTTGAGCCCACTGG GTATCGACGTGGACATCGATGTGGAGCACGAGGGCCAGAGGACGAAGGTGACCCCTCCCTCTCAGAGTGCGGGGGTGGAGAGAAACATGGAGACGGACGGAGGTATCAGTGAGGGTGGAGCCAGcgaggggtcaaag GTATGCAGAGACTCTGATGAGGAGTGGACTCACCTGAACCCCAGAGAGGTCGACCCCTCCACCGGAGAGCTGCAGTCCCTCCAGCCCGGGAACCAGGACCAGGACCCCCCGTCGGGACAGCAGGGGCCAACAGGTCTGAGGGAAGCAGCTCTTTACCCTCACCTGCCTCAAG AGGCGGACCCCCGCCTGGTGgagtctctgtctctcatgcTGTCGATGGGTTTCACCGATGAAGGCGGCTGGTTGACTCGTCTCCTTCAGGCCAAAAACTTCGACATCGGCGCCGCGCTTGACGCCATCCAGTATGCCAAACAACCCCACCCACACCAGCCCTGA
- the sqstm1 gene encoding sequestosome-1 isoform X1 produces MNFIPVKPDWSGDSEGKSPHWKVQSFLGLSLAVWAGLRQRTNGRPRQYLLLLTTVTFITEVNIKEAERIKSCVTKFLTLFQSVEVLKCVFSVRSLVQFRVCSVPGNWSRMSVTVKAYLLGKDESVKEVRRFAVDQDVSSSFEYLSRKTAGVFNNLKSNGFNMYYRDEDGDLVAFSSDDELMMGLACMKDATFRLFIKEKKEHRQNFPLHAFPPFTFGHPPPPPPGAPLAPPPALHPNVTCDGCNGPVVGTRFKCSVCPNYDLCSACQARGTHTEHALLPIWHPLQWFPRGKWMKRMKHCMWNQNHAQNLNVNQDQDQERPESSKPAADCSAPSASQANVDYLKNIGEEVAAMLSPLGIDVDIDVEHEGQRTKVTPPSQSAGVERNMETDGGISEGGASEGSKVSSSSSEEETVQVCRDSDEEWTHLNPREVDPSTGELQSLQPGNQDQDPPSGQQGPTGLREAALYPHLPQEADPRLVESLSLMLSMGFTDEGGWLTRLLQAKNFDIGAALDAIQYAKQPHPHQP; encoded by the exons atgaaCTTTATTCCGGTTAAACCTGATTGGTCAGGTGACTCAGAGGGGAAATCCCCTCATTGGAAAGTGCAGTCATTCCTCGGACTCTCATTGGCCGTCTGGGCGGGACTCCGCCAGCGGACCAATGGGAGGCCGCGTCAATATTTACTTCTCCTGACGACAGTGACGTTTATCACGGAAGTAAACataaaggaggcagagaggatTAAAAGCTGCGTCACAAAGTTTCTCACTTTGTTTCAGAGTGTAGAAGtcttaaagtgtgtgttttctgtccgGAGTCTGGTTCAGTTCAGAGTCTGCAGTGTTCCCGGTAACTGGAGCAGGATGTCGGTGACGGTGAAGGCCTACCTGTTGGGGAAGGACGAGTCTGTGAAAGAGGTCCGGAGGTTCGCCGTGGATCAGGACGTGTCCTCCAGCTTCGAGTATCTGAGCAGGAAAACAGCGGGAGTGTTCAATAATCTGAAGAGCAACGGCTTCAACATGTACTACAGAg ATGAAGATGGAGACCTGGTGGCGTTTTCCTCTGATGATGAGCTGATGATGGGTCTGGCCTGCATGAAGGACGCCACCTTCCGCCTTTTCATCAaag AGAAGAAGGAGCACCGTCAAAACTTTCCTCTTCACGCCTTCCCTCCCTTCACCTTCggccatcctcctcctcctccacctggaGCTCCTCTGGCCCCACCCCCTGCCCTGCACCCTAACGTCACCTGTGACGGCTGCAACGGCCCCGTGGTGGGAACCCGCTTCAAGTGTTCGGTTTGTCCGAACTACGACCTGTGCTCCGCCTGCCAGGCTCGAGGGACGCACACTGAGCACGCTCTGCTGCCCATCTGGCACCCGCTGCAG tggtTTCCTCGGGGGAAGTGGATGAAGAGGATGAAACACTGCATGTGGAACCAGAACCATGCTCAGAACCTGAACGTGAACCAGGATCAGGATCAGGAACGGCCTGAATCCTCCAAACCTGCTGCTGACTGCAGCGCCCCCTCTG CCTCTCAGGCCAACGTGGACTACCTGAAAAACATCGGAGAGGAGGTGGCGGCCATGTTGAGCCCACTGG GTATCGACGTGGACATCGATGTGGAGCACGAGGGCCAGAGGACGAAGGTGACCCCTCCCTCTCAGAGTGCGGGGGTGGAGAGAAACATGGAGACGGACGGAGGTATCAGTGAGGGTGGAGCCAGcgaggggtcaaaggtcagttcGTCATCGTCAGAAGAAGAAACCGTTCAG GTATGCAGAGACTCTGATGAGGAGTGGACTCACCTGAACCCCAGAGAGGTCGACCCCTCCACCGGAGAGCTGCAGTCCCTCCAGCCCGGGAACCAGGACCAGGACCCCCCGTCGGGACAGCAGGGGCCAACAGGTCTGAGGGAAGCAGCTCTTTACCCTCACCTGCCTCAAG AGGCGGACCCCCGCCTGGTGgagtctctgtctctcatgcTGTCGATGGGTTTCACCGATGAAGGCGGCTGGTTGACTCGTCTCCTTCAGGCCAAAAACTTCGACATCGGCGCCGCGCTTGACGCCATCCAGTATGCCAAACAACCCCACCCACACCAGCCCTGA